One genomic window of Micromonospora sp. WMMD1128 includes the following:
- a CDS encoding trypsin-like peptidase domain-containing protein, producing MTTAPDESSWAVALHREADPHTALGTGIVIATNLVLTCHHVAFTADGTLRPDLTVAFPRAPKVAYFDRRKVRQCRHDGMREAYVDLVVLELVEPVPATVSPARLRCLAAKPLLDRPFWAYGFPAGVVGGLQATGSVVEAGGYGHVTIDSGAAGPLSKGFSGGAVWSPEYQAVVGVVVTADGKGKGQAVTLSHADEQVPAMTLGALSAWRVEDADDAALSAWGWTLSTDGEAGRHWLPRARGVAVDTEGGARFRGRTAALRRIVDFIDGEAPAIRPLIVTGSPGVGKSAVLGRVVTTADQQIQASLPGGDTAVRATVGSVSCAVHAKGKTALEVAIEIARAAAVDLPSAPADLMPAVRERLARRPARFALVIDALDETADPGQARQVIDDVLLPLARECGRYGVRVVVGTRRGDDRGDLISCFGGPVELVDLDTPEYFAEADLVNYALATLRLLGAERPGNPYTDSTAAAPLARRIAELAKGNFLVAGLVARAHALRDIEPVDPASVSFTATVAHALDSYLAGLPAAGSASARLALTALAYAEAPGLPLSLWRIAVIALGGTVTEDELLAFARTSAANFLVETGGGSQPAYRLFHQALNDALLAGATRRDDQRRLVAAWTALAAEVGWAAVPDYLRRSLPQHASRAGLVERLLADEDYLLHAHLERLLSVIDLERPLEPRSRSRVRLLHRTPLAVAAAPAERAALFSVVDRLDGLGSGIEADIAPYRARWAHTPPRQERSVLDGHSQAVYDVAAIELDDRWLLVSAGDDGTVRLWDPLTNQAVGVFNCHNDTIRGLCAVRAGGGETLIATASHDGTVGLWDPRTGQRRHELRGHDDWVRNICVIPLPDGDLLASAGDDRTVRIWDPVTGTQRHALAGHSGWVTAVTYVPAGGRHLLASTGFDGVVRVWEPTSGTRPTLTLTGHVGWVTTLYAVRAPGGTLLASAGYDGTVRLWDPQSGECVHVLATGGPVTDLCTVEVDEGCLLVSTGEDGLIRVWDVPTWTSRPSLRGHASWIRAVCELRTAKDRMLATAGDDGTVRLWDPAGGRPDTVAERDRLGPVHSLCAVPDERPGLVASGGADGRVRIWDAATGERLEEIPTPGGPVNAMCAVDDVEEPLLVAAQDDNTVGTWSVRHSVPVREMNEHHAPVAAVCPIVIGGETLVASAGDDQAIRLWHPQSGAVRAVLLGHVTRAWVTALATVRWPSVEALASADKSGTVMLWGGGDTPVWTRQGHQDAVTALCGLVVAGRRMLASASADHTIRLWDAEWGEPVGVFTGHTAAVTGLSLVRVGGRELLASTSRDRTVRIWDPSTERAVHTIPVYHPALTCCRVDGVLLVGLDQGLLALEIDGGSDLLPDTAERVVGRVPVRC from the coding sequence GTGACAACGGCCCCGGACGAAAGCTCGTGGGCGGTCGCGCTGCACCGTGAGGCGGACCCGCACACGGCGCTCGGCACCGGCATCGTCATCGCCACCAACCTGGTGCTCACCTGCCACCATGTGGCGTTCACCGCCGATGGCACCCTCCGTCCCGATCTCACGGTCGCCTTTCCGCGCGCGCCCAAGGTCGCCTACTTCGATCGGCGCAAGGTCCGGCAGTGCCGGCACGACGGTATGCGGGAGGCGTACGTCGATCTGGTCGTGCTCGAACTCGTCGAGCCGGTGCCGGCGACCGTCTCCCCGGCGCGGCTGCGCTGTCTCGCCGCCAAGCCGCTGCTCGACCGCCCCTTCTGGGCGTACGGCTTCCCGGCCGGAGTGGTCGGCGGCCTCCAGGCGACCGGTTCCGTCGTCGAAGCCGGCGGGTACGGCCACGTCACCATCGACAGCGGCGCCGCCGGGCCGCTCAGCAAGGGGTTCAGCGGGGGCGCCGTGTGGTCCCCGGAGTATCAGGCGGTGGTCGGCGTGGTCGTCACGGCCGACGGCAAGGGTAAGGGCCAGGCGGTCACCCTGAGCCACGCCGACGAACAGGTGCCGGCGATGACGTTGGGCGCGTTGTCGGCCTGGCGGGTCGAGGACGCCGACGACGCCGCCCTCTCGGCCTGGGGGTGGACGTTGAGCACCGATGGCGAGGCCGGCCGGCACTGGCTGCCCCGGGCGCGGGGTGTCGCCGTGGACACCGAGGGCGGCGCACGGTTCCGGGGCCGAACGGCCGCGCTCCGGCGGATCGTCGACTTCATCGACGGGGAGGCGCCCGCCATCCGGCCGCTGATCGTCACGGGCTCGCCCGGGGTCGGCAAGTCCGCCGTCCTGGGCCGCGTGGTGACCACTGCCGATCAGCAGATCCAGGCCAGCCTGCCGGGCGGCGACACCGCGGTGCGGGCCACGGTCGGCTCGGTGTCCTGCGCCGTGCACGCCAAGGGCAAGACCGCGCTCGAGGTGGCGATCGAGATCGCCCGGGCCGCCGCCGTCGACCTGCCCAGCGCGCCGGCCGACCTGATGCCGGCGGTGCGGGAGCGGCTGGCGCGTCGTCCGGCTCGTTTCGCGCTGGTCATCGACGCGCTGGACGAGACGGCCGACCCGGGTCAGGCGCGGCAGGTCATCGACGACGTCCTGCTGCCGCTGGCCCGGGAGTGCGGCCGGTACGGCGTCCGGGTGGTCGTCGGCACCCGGCGTGGCGACGACCGGGGTGACCTGATCTCCTGCTTCGGTGGCCCGGTCGAGCTGGTGGATCTGGACACACCGGAATACTTCGCCGAGGCCGATCTGGTGAACTACGCCCTGGCGACCCTGCGGCTGCTCGGCGCGGAACGGCCGGGCAACCCATACACCGACTCGACGGCGGCTGCCCCGCTGGCCCGCCGCATCGCCGAGCTGGCGAAGGGAAACTTCCTGGTGGCCGGTCTCGTCGCCCGGGCACACGCGCTGCGCGACATCGAGCCGGTCGACCCGGCCTCGGTGTCGTTCACCGCGACCGTGGCCCATGCGCTCGACTCGTACCTGGCCGGACTGCCGGCCGCCGGCTCAGCATCCGCCCGGCTCGCGCTCACCGCCCTGGCGTACGCCGAGGCGCCGGGCCTGCCGCTCTCGCTCTGGCGGATCGCGGTGATCGCACTCGGCGGCACGGTCACCGAGGACGAACTCCTCGCGTTCGCCCGCACGTCGGCGGCGAACTTCCTGGTCGAGACCGGCGGCGGCAGTCAGCCCGCGTACCGCCTGTTCCACCAGGCCCTCAACGACGCGTTGCTGGCCGGGGCGACCCGCCGGGACGACCAGCGACGGCTGGTTGCCGCCTGGACAGCCCTGGCGGCCGAGGTGGGATGGGCAGCGGTGCCCGACTACCTGCGGCGCTCCCTGCCCCAGCACGCCTCCCGCGCCGGGCTCGTGGAACGGCTCCTCGCCGACGAGGACTACCTCCTGCACGCGCACCTGGAGCGGCTGCTCTCGGTCATCGACCTGGAGAGACCGCTGGAACCGCGGTCCCGATCACGGGTGCGGCTGCTGCACCGCACGCCGCTCGCGGTCGCGGCGGCGCCGGCCGAGCGCGCCGCCCTCTTCTCGGTGGTCGACCGGCTCGACGGGCTGGGCAGTGGGATCGAGGCGGACATCGCGCCGTACCGCGCGCGCTGGGCGCACACCCCGCCCCGGCAGGAGCGCAGCGTGCTGGACGGGCACTCGCAGGCCGTCTACGACGTGGCGGCCATCGAGCTGGACGATCGGTGGTTGCTGGTCTCCGCCGGTGACGACGGCACGGTGCGGCTCTGGGACCCGTTGACCAACCAGGCCGTGGGGGTCTTCAACTGTCACAACGACACGATCCGCGGGCTGTGCGCCGTCCGTGCCGGCGGCGGCGAGACGCTGATCGCCACCGCCAGCCACGACGGGACCGTCGGCCTGTGGGACCCGCGAACCGGTCAGCGCCGGCACGAACTGCGCGGGCACGACGACTGGGTCCGCAACATCTGCGTCATCCCGCTGCCGGACGGTGACCTGCTCGCCTCGGCCGGCGACGATCGGACGGTACGGATCTGGGACCCGGTGACCGGGACGCAGCGCCACGCGTTGGCCGGGCACTCGGGCTGGGTGACCGCCGTGACGTACGTCCCGGCGGGCGGTCGGCACCTGCTCGCCTCCACCGGTTTCGACGGCGTCGTCCGGGTCTGGGAGCCGACGAGCGGCACCCGCCCGACGCTGACCCTCACCGGGCACGTCGGCTGGGTGACCACCCTCTACGCCGTTCGTGCGCCCGGCGGCACGTTGCTCGCCTCGGCCGGCTACGACGGCACGGTCCGGCTATGGGACCCGCAGAGCGGCGAATGCGTCCACGTCCTCGCCACCGGCGGGCCGGTCACGGATCTCTGCACGGTCGAGGTTGACGAGGGCTGTCTGCTCGTGTCGACGGGCGAGGACGGGCTCATCCGGGTCTGGGACGTGCCGACCTGGACCAGCCGGCCGAGCCTGCGGGGACACGCGAGCTGGATCCGCGCGGTATGCGAGCTGCGTACGGCGAAGGACCGGATGCTGGCGACGGCGGGTGACGACGGCACGGTGCGGCTGTGGGACCCGGCCGGCGGCCGACCCGACACGGTCGCCGAGCGGGACCGGCTCGGGCCCGTGCACAGCCTCTGCGCGGTCCCTGACGAGCGGCCGGGCCTGGTCGCGTCCGGCGGTGCCGACGGCCGGGTGCGGATCTGGGACGCCGCCACGGGCGAGCGGCTGGAGGAGATCCCGACTCCCGGAGGACCCGTCAACGCGATGTGCGCGGTCGACGACGTCGAGGAGCCGCTGCTCGTCGCCGCGCAGGACGACAACACGGTCGGGACCTGGAGTGTGCGGCACAGCGTCCCGGTGAGGGAGATGAACGAGCACCACGCCCCGGTGGCGGCGGTCTGCCCGATCGTCATCGGCGGTGAGACGCTCGTCGCGTCGGCCGGCGACGACCAGGCCATCCGGCTGTGGCACCCGCAGAGCGGCGCCGTGCGGGCGGTCCTGCTCGGGCACGTCACCCGTGCCTGGGTGACCGCCCTCGCGACGGTCCGGTGGCCCAGCGTGGAGGCGCTTGCCTCGGCCGACAAGAGCGGCACGGTGATGCTGTGGGGCGGCGGTGACACGCCGGTGTGGACCCGGCAGGGACACCAGGACGCGGTCACCGCGCTCTGCGGCCTCGTCGTGGCGGGTCGCCGGATGCTGGCGTCGGCCAGCGCCGATCACACGATCCGCCTGTGGGACGCCGAGTGGGGCGAGCCTGTGGGCGTGTTCACCGGCCACACGGCTGCCGTCACCGGGTTGAGCCTGGTGCGCGTCGGTGGCCGGGAGCTGCTCGCCTCTACCAGCCGGGACCGGACGGTGCGGATCTGGGATCCGTCCACCGAACGGGCGGTGCACACCATCCCCGTCTACCACCCGGCGCTCACCTGTTGCAGGGTGGACGGCGTGCTGCTCGTTGGCCTGGACCAGGGCCTGCTGGCGCTGGAGATCGACGGCGGGAGCGACCTGCTGCCCGACACTGCCGAGCGCGTGGTCGGCCGGGTCCCGGTGCGCTGTTGA
- a CDS encoding CU044_2847 family protein produces MQSEVVRYQVDDETVALIEVEPTPGFQPAGLGDIAGWVRESAAPAVAAARELLEQVKTVSPDAVEVRFGIKATGTASWVVAKATGEANFEVTLAWQPDGPTDRGAGPRR; encoded by the coding sequence GTGCAGTCTGAGGTGGTCCGCTACCAGGTCGACGACGAAACGGTTGCCCTGATCGAAGTCGAGCCGACGCCCGGCTTCCAGCCCGCCGGCCTCGGCGACATCGCCGGTTGGGTGCGCGAGTCCGCGGCACCGGCCGTGGCCGCCGCCCGGGAACTGCTGGAACAGGTCAAGACCGTCTCTCCCGACGCGGTGGAGGTGCGCTTCGGGATCAAGGCCACCGGCACGGCGAGCTGGGTGGTGGCGAAGGCGACCGGAGAGGCGAACTTCGAGGTCACGCTCGCCTGGCAGCCGGACGGCCCCACCGATCGCGGTGCCGGCCCACGGCGCTGA
- a CDS encoding DUF87 domain-containing protein, with product MIGDEQRRALAALRFNWAPTPDDVWKPTPFHVAGLHHDVVTTVLDSFVEAQASTGSSPVGVAILGQRGTGKTHLIGTVRQQVQGRGGFFFLVELLEARTFWQRTAISMLEGLVRPMPDETTQLRAFLRRLADEVGAPRTVRRAVAGETELSRSTLDAFVDLIRKKDRQIGTECQDTARALVLYAAEQSALQDIGYDFLSSMDEEEPGQRAGWGLRRNRRAPQEVVRDTSRLLAVVGPTVIAVDQIDLMIAQSVKATNQEVRGEADWQTSLLLEQVASGLMALRETTRRTLSVVSCLPQTWRSIQQQATDTVQDRFREAAPLKEIPSVEVGRELVEKRFAVLFEGIGFTPPHPTWPVHPDAFREVVGFTPRELLRRIDTHVRACLADGEARQLRHLLHTTDDRLVDDIAPTPVTGSPQESRTTGFSKIDARYAELVAAADTASAGSPKSEDVRVPRLLEAGLTAWIAAQGPAVDAFSLDPIPAGTKPALHARLRHSLSEDNEDEEHWSFRAISAPHHIAALNRIRNAITAAGLTEGVAKRKLFLLRSANWSTGARTREVLDAFERAGGRTLALPAPDVARMAALEQLIQDHGRETLRPWFADRRPASDITCLREALGDWPGGTAAGRAEGRPSEAPDREPVGTPPPVTTAPRSAGPEPARPAIALLPPMAGIDPERLGVGTVAGRADPVGIDLEALRRHTVIFAGSGSGKTVLIRRLVEECALRGVSAIVLDPNNDLARLGEAWPAPPPGWGPDDARQAAEYLAGTDVVIWTPGRQAGRPLTFQPLPVFADVLDDPDGFTSAVNAAVATLAPHARVDGGTDKARLGRAVLREALIGYARSGANDLREFTDVLNDLPDGVSQLDSAPKLAAGMAQLLKAALINDPLLGGVGTPIDPGELLTPPPGRRARVSVINLAGLTEEHQRQSFVNQLQLALFTWIKRHPAGDRPLGGLFVMDEAQTLAPSGAVTACTQSTLALTSQARKYGLGLVFATQAPKALHNQIPGNAATQFFGLLTVPVQIEAARDVARAKGTDVPDIGKLRTGQFYAAVEGAQFVKMQAPMCLSHHPRSPLTVEEIVRRAAVPPTA from the coding sequence ATGATCGGTGACGAGCAACGCCGGGCCCTGGCGGCGCTGAGGTTCAACTGGGCCCCGACCCCGGACGATGTCTGGAAGCCCACGCCGTTCCATGTGGCGGGTCTGCATCACGACGTCGTCACGACGGTGCTGGACAGCTTCGTGGAGGCCCAGGCCAGCACCGGCTCCAGTCCGGTCGGCGTGGCCATCCTCGGCCAACGCGGCACCGGCAAGACCCACCTCATCGGCACGGTCCGCCAGCAAGTGCAGGGACGTGGCGGCTTCTTCTTCCTGGTCGAGCTGCTCGAAGCCCGGACGTTCTGGCAACGCACCGCGATCTCGATGCTGGAGGGTCTGGTCCGGCCGATGCCGGACGAGACGACCCAGCTGCGGGCGTTCCTGCGTCGGCTGGCCGACGAGGTGGGTGCGCCCCGGACGGTACGGCGCGCGGTCGCCGGTGAGACCGAACTCAGCCGGTCGACGCTCGACGCGTTCGTCGACTTGATCCGCAAGAAGGACCGCCAGATCGGCACGGAGTGCCAGGACACCGCGCGGGCCCTGGTGCTCTACGCGGCCGAACAGTCCGCTTTGCAGGACATCGGCTACGACTTTCTGTCCTCGATGGACGAGGAGGAACCCGGCCAACGGGCCGGGTGGGGCCTGCGGCGCAATCGACGGGCGCCCCAGGAGGTGGTCCGGGACACCTCCCGGCTGCTCGCCGTCGTCGGCCCGACCGTGATCGCGGTGGACCAGATCGACCTGATGATCGCCCAATCCGTGAAGGCCACCAACCAGGAGGTCCGGGGCGAGGCGGACTGGCAGACCTCGCTCCTGCTCGAGCAGGTCGCCAGCGGTCTGATGGCGCTGCGTGAGACCACCCGGCGGACGCTGTCCGTCGTCTCGTGCCTGCCACAGACGTGGCGCAGCATCCAGCAGCAGGCGACGGACACCGTCCAGGACCGGTTCCGGGAGGCCGCCCCGCTCAAGGAGATCCCCTCCGTCGAGGTGGGCCGCGAACTGGTCGAGAAACGGTTCGCGGTGCTCTTCGAGGGCATCGGTTTCACCCCGCCCCACCCCACCTGGCCGGTACACCCGGACGCGTTCCGGGAGGTCGTCGGCTTCACCCCCCGTGAGCTGCTGCGGCGGATCGACACACACGTCCGGGCCTGCCTGGCCGACGGTGAGGCTCGGCAACTGCGGCACCTGCTGCACACGACAGATGACCGGCTCGTCGACGACATCGCGCCGACCCCGGTCACCGGGTCGCCGCAGGAGAGCCGGACGACCGGATTCAGCAAGATCGACGCCAGGTACGCGGAGCTGGTCGCCGCCGCCGACACCGCCTCCGCCGGGTCACCGAAGTCGGAGGACGTCCGCGTCCCCCGACTGCTCGAAGCCGGCCTGACCGCGTGGATCGCTGCGCAGGGTCCGGCCGTCGACGCGTTCAGCCTCGACCCGATCCCCGCCGGGACCAAGCCGGCGCTGCACGCCCGGCTGCGGCACAGCCTGAGCGAGGACAACGAGGACGAGGAGCACTGGTCGTTCCGGGCCATCTCCGCGCCACACCACATCGCCGCGCTCAACCGGATCCGCAACGCGATCACGGCCGCCGGGCTCACCGAGGGCGTCGCGAAGCGCAAACTCTTCCTGCTGCGCAGCGCAAACTGGTCGACCGGCGCCCGGACCCGAGAGGTGCTGGACGCCTTCGAGCGGGCCGGCGGGCGGACGCTCGCCCTGCCCGCGCCGGACGTCGCCCGGATGGCCGCGCTCGAACAGCTCATCCAGGACCACGGGCGGGAGACGTTGCGGCCCTGGTTCGCCGACCGCCGGCCGGCCTCCGACATCACCTGCCTGCGGGAGGCGTTGGGCGACTGGCCGGGCGGGACAGCAGCCGGCCGGGCCGAGGGGCGGCCGTCGGAGGCGCCGGACCGCGAGCCAGTCGGGACGCCGCCGCCGGTCACCACCGCGCCACGCTCCGCCGGCCCCGAACCGGCGCGGCCGGCGATCGCCCTCCTGCCGCCGATGGCCGGCATCGATCCGGAGCGGCTGGGCGTCGGCACGGTCGCCGGGCGGGCCGACCCGGTCGGCATCGACCTCGAAGCACTGCGCCGGCACACCGTCATCTTCGCCGGCTCCGGTTCCGGCAAGACCGTCCTGATCCGCCGCCTGGTGGAGGAGTGCGCCCTGCGCGGTGTGTCGGCCATCGTGCTCGACCCCAACAACGACCTGGCCCGGCTCGGCGAGGCCTGGCCTGCACCACCGCCGGGCTGGGGCCCCGACGACGCCCGCCAGGCCGCGGAATACCTGGCCGGCACCGACGTGGTCATTTGGACGCCGGGACGACAGGCCGGCCGACCGTTGACCTTCCAGCCGCTGCCGGTCTTCGCCGACGTGCTCGACGACCCGGACGGGTTCACCTCGGCGGTCAACGCCGCCGTCGCCACGCTCGCTCCCCACGCCCGGGTGGACGGCGGCACGGACAAAGCCCGGCTCGGTCGCGCCGTGCTGCGCGAGGCGCTGATCGGCTACGCCCGCAGCGGCGCGAACGACCTGCGTGAGTTCACCGACGTCCTCAACGACCTCCCGGACGGCGTCAGCCAGCTCGACAGCGCGCCCAAGCTGGCGGCCGGTATGGCACAGCTACTCAAGGCGGCCCTGATCAACGATCCACTCCTGGGTGGCGTCGGCACTCCGATCGACCCGGGTGAATTGCTCACGCCGCCACCTGGTCGGCGCGCCCGGGTCTCGGTGATCAACCTCGCCGGGCTGACCGAGGAACATCAGCGGCAGAGCTTTGTCAACCAGTTGCAGCTCGCCCTGTTCACCTGGATCAAGCGCCATCCGGCCGGGGATCGGCCACTCGGTGGGCTCTTCGTCATGGACGAGGCGCAGACGCTGGCCCCGTCCGGTGCGGTGACGGCCTGCACCCAGAGCACGCTGGCACTCACCTCGCAGGCCCGCAAGTACGGGCTGGGGCTGGTCTTCGCCACCCAGGCGCCGAAGGCGTTGCACAACCAGATCCCCGGCAACGCCGCCACGCAGTTCTTCGGCCTGCTCACGGTGCCCGTGCAGATCGAGGCGGCCCGCGACGTGGCCAGGGCGAAGGGCACCGATGTTCCCGACATCGGGAAGCTGCGGACCGGCCAGTTCTACGCCGCGGTGGAGGGCGCTCAGTTCGTCAAGATGCAGGCCCCCATGTGCTTGAGCCACCACCCTCGCAGCCCGCTCACGGTGGAGGAGATCGTCCGGCGAGCGGCCGTTCCGCCCACCGCCTGA
- a CDS encoding carboxymuconolactone decarboxylase family protein yields METRINLFENPISAKFMKRFANASTVLHQSPLPYSTQELVSLRASQINGCGWCIDMHTKEASAAGESAVRLHLVAAWRESTVFTEAERAALAFAEEGTRLADAYQGVSDETWAQVRKHYDDDQIATLICLVGLINAANRFGVIAHQQGGSYEAGMFADALR; encoded by the coding sequence ATGGAGACCCGGATCAACCTGTTCGAGAACCCGATCTCCGCGAAGTTCATGAAGAGGTTCGCCAACGCCAGCACGGTCCTGCACCAGTCGCCGCTGCCGTACTCGACCCAGGAGCTGGTGTCGCTGCGGGCCAGCCAGATCAACGGCTGCGGCTGGTGCATCGACATGCACACCAAGGAGGCGTCCGCCGCCGGGGAGAGCGCGGTCCGGCTGCACCTGGTCGCCGCCTGGCGTGAGTCGACCGTGTTCACCGAGGCGGAGCGGGCCGCGCTGGCGTTCGCCGAGGAGGGCACCCGGCTGGCCGACGCCTACCAGGGGGTGTCCGACGAGACGTGGGCGCAGGTGCGCAAGCACTACGACGACGACCAGATCGCGACGCTGATCTGCCTGGTCGGGCTGATCAACGCGGCGAACCGGTTCGGGGTGATCGCGCACCAGCAGGGCGGCTCGTACGAGGCGGGGATGTTCGCCGACGCGCTGCGCTGA
- a CDS encoding RNA polymerase sigma-70 factor, whose amino-acid sequence MADRATEDFLTHRNLLFTVAYELLGSAADAEDVLQETWLRWAGVDLDQVRDHRAYLVRITTRQALTRLRTLGRRKESYVGSWLPEPLLTAPDVADDVALAESVSMAMLLVLETLAPTERAVFVLREVFDVGYDEIADTVEKSPATVRQIAHRARAHVAARRPRRTVSPAETRDALDAFRRAVETGDLRSLLAVLAADVVLVGDGGGIRQAIPRPVTGADKVARLVTGGWSRVAAVASMEPTEVNGCPALVVRFDGELDTVMAVRLDDDGRITGLYAVRNPEKLSHMSRETTLSRHATMPG is encoded by the coding sequence ATGGCGGACCGGGCCACCGAGGACTTCCTCACCCACCGGAACCTGCTCTTCACCGTCGCGTACGAGTTGCTCGGCTCGGCGGCCGACGCGGAGGACGTGCTCCAGGAGACCTGGTTGCGGTGGGCCGGCGTCGACCTCGACCAGGTTCGCGACCATCGCGCCTACCTGGTGCGGATCACCACCCGTCAGGCGTTGACCCGGCTGCGGACGCTGGGCCGGCGCAAGGAGTCGTACGTCGGGTCGTGGCTGCCCGAGCCGCTGCTCACCGCGCCCGACGTGGCCGACGACGTGGCACTCGCCGAGAGCGTCTCGATGGCCATGCTGCTGGTGCTGGAGACGCTCGCGCCGACCGAGCGGGCCGTGTTCGTGCTGCGTGAGGTGTTCGACGTCGGATACGACGAGATCGCCGACACGGTCGAGAAGAGCCCGGCCACGGTACGCCAGATCGCGCACCGGGCCCGCGCCCACGTGGCGGCGCGACGCCCCCGCCGTACCGTCTCCCCGGCCGAGACCCGGGACGCGCTCGACGCGTTCCGCCGGGCGGTCGAGACGGGTGACCTGCGGTCGCTGCTGGCCGTGCTCGCCGCGGACGTGGTGCTGGTGGGCGACGGCGGCGGGATCCGGCAGGCGATCCCGCGCCCGGTCACCGGCGCCGACAAGGTGGCCCGCCTGGTCACCGGCGGGTGGAGCCGAGTCGCCGCCGTGGCGTCGATGGAGCCGACGGAGGTCAACGGCTGTCCGGCGCTCGTCGTCCGGTTCGACGGCGAGCTGGACACGGTCATGGCGGTACGCCTCGACGACGACGGCCGGATCACCGGCCTCTACGCCGTGCGCAACCCGGAGAAGCTGTCCCACATGAGCCGGGAGACGACGCTGAGCCGGCATGCGACGATGCCCGGATGA
- a CDS encoding SAM-dependent methyltransferase, producing MTEAETRPNVARMYDYYLGGCHNFAADRAAAEEILKIFPDTGVAAQTNRAFLRRAVRWAAGQGVRQFLDVGAGLPTQGNVHEVVRAVHPDARVVYVDHDEVAVAYARRLLPTDGGRTVVVRGDLRRPDELLADPAVRATLDLTEPVALLLVAVLHFVPDSDDPWAAVARLRDATAPGSLLALSHLTLDGAPPMPARAGTEIYRRSSAPLVPRTHADVARFLHGYDLVEPGLVRLADWRPDGEPRAAVSHGYGGVGVRR from the coding sequence GTGACGGAGGCTGAAACGCGACCCAACGTGGCCCGGATGTATGACTACTACCTGGGCGGCTGCCACAACTTCGCCGCCGACCGGGCCGCCGCCGAGGAGATCCTGAAGATCTTCCCGGACACCGGGGTGGCGGCCCAGACCAACCGTGCCTTCCTGCGCCGGGCCGTGCGCTGGGCGGCCGGGCAGGGCGTACGCCAGTTCCTCGACGTCGGGGCCGGCCTGCCCACCCAGGGCAACGTGCACGAGGTGGTCCGCGCCGTGCACCCCGACGCCCGGGTGGTCTACGTCGACCACGACGAGGTGGCCGTCGCGTACGCCCGGCGGCTGCTGCCCACCGACGGCGGTCGCACCGTCGTGGTCCGGGGTGACCTGCGGCGGCCCGACGAGCTACTGGCCGACCCGGCGGTGCGGGCCACGCTCGACCTGACCGAGCCGGTGGCGCTGCTCCTGGTCGCGGTGCTGCACTTCGTGCCCGACTCGGACGACCCGTGGGCGGCCGTGGCCCGGTTGCGCGACGCCACCGCCCCGGGCAGCCTGCTCGCGCTCTCGCACCTGACGCTGGACGGCGCGCCGCCGATGCCCGCGCGGGCGGGCACCGAGATCTACCGGCGCAGCAGCGCGCCGCTCGTACCCCGCACCCACGCCGACGTGGCCCGCTTCCTCCACGGGTACGACCTGGTGGAGCCCGGTCTGGTCCGGCTGGCCGACTGGCGGCCGGACGGCGAGCCGCGGGCGGCGGTGTCGCACGGCTACGGCGGGGTGGGTGTGCGCCGGTGA
- a CDS encoding A24 family peptidase, whose product MTAERIHPPAPPATGRHPVVRLLATLAVGPPVRLAVARYAVPPDRPDRTGCDACGAPIGLDRPLPALGPAARCPACRARIGAPPAVAEVALLVAVAVLALAGGPLGARLALAWWLAWAVPMALVDAAAHRLPDRLTWPAAAGTWALLGAAALTGPGPSPWLRATAAGLALGAGFAATTVLFGSRGFGLGDAKLALGVGALLGWHGWPVLVTGLVLAFTLAALAALALLATRRLRWSSHLPFGPFLILATAATLLLV is encoded by the coding sequence GTGACCGCCGAACGGATCCACCCTCCCGCCCCGCCGGCCACCGGCCGCCACCCGGTCGTGCGGCTGCTGGCCACCCTCGCGGTCGGGCCGCCCGTCCGGCTGGCGGTGGCCCGCTACGCCGTACCGCCGGATCGTCCCGACCGGACGGGGTGCGACGCCTGCGGCGCGCCGATCGGGCTGGACCGGCCACTGCCGGCGCTCGGGCCGGCGGCCCGCTGCCCGGCCTGCCGCGCCCGGATCGGCGCGCCGCCCGCCGTGGCGGAGGTGGCGCTGCTCGTCGCGGTGGCCGTGCTGGCGCTGGCCGGCGGCCCGCTCGGCGCGCGGCTGGCGCTCGCCTGGTGGCTCGCCTGGGCGGTGCCGATGGCCCTCGTGGACGCCGCGGCACACCGGCTGCCCGACCGGCTGACCTGGCCCGCCGCGGCCGGCACCTGGGCGCTGCTCGGGGCCGCCGCGCTGACCGGGCCCGGCCCCTCGCCGTGGCTGCGGGCCACCGCGGCCGGGCTGGCGCTCGGCGCCGGCTTCGCGGCGACCACAGTGCTCTTCGGCAGCCGGGGGTTCGGCCTCGGCGACGCCAAACTGGCCCTGGGGGTCGGCGCGCTGCTCGGCTGGCACGGCTGGCCGGTGCTGGTGACCGGGCTGGTGCTCGCGTTCACCCTCGCCGCGCTGGCCGCGCTGGCACTGCTCGCCACCCGGCGACTCCGCTGGTCCAGCCACCTCCCCTTCGGGCCGTTCCTCATCCTCGCCACCGCCGCCACCCTCCTGCTGGTGTAA